Genomic segment of Tachysurus fulvidraco isolate hzauxx_2018 chromosome 22, HZAU_PFXX_2.0, whole genome shotgun sequence:
aacTCTCTTCTACTCTTCCCAGATGATGAAGAAGGTGAAGACCATGATGAAGAGCTCTCAGAAGGGGATGAACAGGCAGGGCAGGAAGGGCGAATCAGACAGACATGTATTTGACTTGAAACCTAAACACCTGCTCTCAGGAAAGAGAAAATCAGGCAGCACCAGCCATCGATAAACACATCCTTCAGTTTACCCATACTTGTGTATGAGGACATGTGCATTtataaaattaaacacatttcactGATGGCCAGTTTATTTACATACCCAGCATCAAATATGCAAGGTGCATACAAAAGGCCCCAGTGAACATGTTGCTGAACATTGAGTTGTATGTGGATGGGAGTCAAATAAATCTGCATGAGCTGATGAAATAGTTTCAATGTGGTTTATATGTTTAATTGAATAGTGTTTTAGCCACTTACTGTCTTTTAGAATGTTGATTTTATTGTTACTGTTGTGTTGTTGAAGCCATTGTTAAACACtaaatttgtaaaacattttgtacttttaaGGACACTTCATCAAAGCACGAAATTATTCTGTAGTTTTCTGTCATTTGGATTGATTTGAGGATAATTTGGGTTTAGGTTTAAAGACTGAACCTTTGCAGAATGAGGCACAACAACTCGAAGAGACTCACAACTCAAACACATTTATTCTAAAATCTTACAATATAAACCTAAAATACCTGTTTCTGGATCAGTGACAGATTCACTTTCAAGGCCTGATTTATTCTTGACAGGTGAGTACACACGTACAAGGCATTGttaacatacatacaaatgGAGGATTAAAAGTAATAGCTATTAATATCTGGTTTTCTGAATCAGTCTGTATTGTGTTTAACGGTCAGAGCCATAACTATTTAGACATTGACAAAGTGGTGTATCACAGTATATTggaattaaaattaaatcatgAAAACATGATCAAAGTTTAGGCTTTCAGCTTGGAgtatttttgtgtttgcatCCAAACTGGGACAACAGTATAGAACTGACAGCACTTTTTATATATGTGCTTAAGCCAAGCCCACCCCATCTCCCTCGGGTGTGTTATTGCCTTGAAAAATCTACCTGGTGAAGGAAACCCCCTTTAAAGACAGGCTTGTACCAATATGATGTGTAGAGATCACTGATCACGAAACGTACCTTATCGcatggacatacagtatatgactggCATTGGTTCATTTGTCTTTCATTGCTGATAAAAGCAGCAGGCTACATCCTCAAGCCTACAGGGCTAAATTACTTGATTCTTGATTCTAGATTCAGTCAAAATGCTTTAAATCACAATGGAGTCCAGATAGACAATGAACCCAAGCAAAGTCATAGTTTTTTACTTAAGGCATAGCTCATGGTCATAATGGAGAGAGAACCAACTGAACAAAAACCAAGaatatttagtaaaaaaataagtggctgaacaaacataaaacaaactcgctgaacattttattattcgACAGTGACGCCTGATGAACAGGAACTTCCGGCTTTGATGCTCCATCTAGCGGATGTCACTTTTAATCCTCCAGATGTACACAAGATAAGCATCCTCACATACAAACCACAAGTAAAAACTGGGCCTTAGATGTAGCAtacattgtattaaaaaaataacacgaACAAACCTCTGACTTATtcggatatttttttttctttttacacatACGTGTTTTCTAGCTGCTTATCTGCACTACGTATCAGATGGGAACACTGAACGCTGCAGGGTCAGTCTACCAAAGCTTCACCTTAAAATAGATTGAACTGCAAGAAACATTTTGTGAACAAGAGAAAATGATGGAGAGTTTGACCTCCCGCTAATAGCTTCGGCAATCTGTAAATAAGTGGAACCAAACACAATTGTGTTCTTGTGTGGCTGTTTTTACGCCCACTGgcattaaaatattatgtaaacAATGGATTAGctgaaatgatgtaaatgttttatacagTTCTGCTTCAGTTGTTTTATTCTGCCATCCAAACTTAAATGCATAGGACCAAATATATGATCTCTTTCCTAAGGAAAACAGCAGCACTTGAAAGAAATCCAGGTTTAAAAGTCAGTCAGTTGAATTCCTTATGCTTTACTTCTGATGGAACAGACAGGTGAAATTCCCTGCCTTCTTTCTCAGTGTGGTCCACTTTCAGTTCCATAATGAATACATCGAGAAGCTCATGTTCTTTGTTATACACCTACAAAAGGTGTAttcctgatttaaaaaaaataaaaataaaaaatcactttaaatattttgaGCAGAACTGTCCCCTAATTTCACTTAACATTTAGGCTTTGTGACTCGACCGTTGCTATTCAGCCATAAGAATACATGTGTGGTTTTTGTGGCAGTATTTTAAGTGTTTGATTCGTAAACACTTATTTTATTCGTGTGGATTAGCCTGCTTCCTTGTCTTCTGCAATGCACATATGTGTGGGTAAGTACATATCTGTATAAGtcagtgtagtgtattatggatgtgtgtgtaaaatgtacagTGGGGAGAACAagtatttattacactgcccaTTTTGCAGGTTTGCCCACTTACAAAGCATGTAGAAGTCTGTAGTTTATACCATAGGTACTCTTCAACTGTGAGTgacaaaatctaaaacaaaaatccagaaaatcacgttgcatgtttttttttatgtaattcagttgcattttattgcatgacaaaaaaacatgcaacgtgattttctggatttttgttttagatttcgGCACTCACAGTTGAAGAGTACCTATAGTATAAACTACAGACTTCTACATGCTTTGTAAGTTGGCAAACCTGCAAAATCGGCAGTGTATCGAATACTAGTTCTccccactgtacatacacaaacatgcacaaatgCACATTAGTGTGTATGCTCTGTGGAGTTTGTTGAAATCGTGTTACTCAGGATGGTGTTTCTTGGTGTGTATTCGCAGGTACTGCTTGCCTGCAAAGCGTTTTCCACACTGTGTACACTCGTATGGCCTTTCTCCAGTGTGAACAGTCTGGTGTGCTGTAAGATGGCCAGACTGAGTAAAGCGCTTGCCACACTGTTCACAGCGGTATGGACGCTCACCTGTGTGgatgcgcatgtgtgtgtctaggcTCTGCGCCGTGGTGAAGTTCTTGCCGCAGATGGAACAGATAAAATGCCTCTTACCGACTCCACCCCCTTGCAATGAGCCACGGCTACCGAACAACCTCAACCCTGATACGTTACCCAGTCCAAGCAAGTGCTGTGTGGTATAGAGAGGGGAGCTGTGGGCAGCAGGTGTCCTTGTGCTATTTCCAGCTGAGGAAGAGTGGGACTGTGACAGTGTGTTATGCACTGGGTGTGTGCTCCAGTCCAGAGTAAGATTCAGATCAGACACCATAGGCTCTCTCTTCATGCACATCTTATCTGGAAATGAGCAGCTATGAGCGGTCACGTCAGTGTGCGTGTCTGAGAGTGCATGCGTATTACTCTGTGTGTTAAAAGAACAGAGAGGTTCATCAGAGGCTGTTAGGTCCACACTGGAATGTTGTGACTCctcagtgtgtgactgtgtgtctgtgagtatgtGTGGAGGAAGGCTCGGGGACTGTGTGtctgccagtgtgtgtgtatggaggtcATCATTTGCAGAGGCTGTATCTGATGGGACTTTATGTGACAAAAGCTCTATGACGTCCTCATCTGGAGAATCGTGAGCTACCACAGCGACcgtttcatcttcatcatcttcatctttgaAAGGAAAAAGCATATATTAGAAATAGTCATGGTCTGCACCATTTTTGCACTGGTAGAAAAATGAATTCAGGTTTCTCACCAATTTGTCCCTCCTCTTTGACCTGGACTGTGACGAGGGCGCGCTCCTCTGAGTCTCGTGACTGTAAAGTAATTAAACACTCATTGACTAATGAATCCACTCAAGTCTTCTCCTGTTATTCTGTGTAGTTACAGTAACTAGActgttttctaaaaaaaaagaaagaaggagggaggagGATTGGGCAGACTTAGACGTTTTATTACAGTTACAAATAGTTATTTGAGAGCTGCTACAAGACCAATACAGCTTAGATTATGTGTCATTATGTAGTATTTTCATAAAAGGTCAACAGTCATGATTACCAGCCAACTcaaatgttttcaaataaaGTTAAACGAAACCTACCATATACACTAGAAAGAGGTTTTGGAAACTTGGACACAAGGAGGAGAAAAGGCTCtggtagatcagattttatatatatttttaatagttttatatGGTACAGCATTTTGCCCAGGAATTTCCTTTTCGGGGTGTAGTAATTACACCTCAAAACATGTTTAgttaaaataagaaatttattcacaaaaataaattctgCATGGACAGATTTGTCTTGAGATACATCGTTAACCAGGCAAATTTACCATGCTCTGGTGAGGAAACCCTCTATGTGGCACACTAGATACGCTACTGTCATATATTTAGGGTTATTAACGATTTATGACAAAAAATTTGCCAAACATACCTAACAATATTAAGGATAAATAGAAAGGCAACAATGCTCATCAGTTTAAATACTAAGAATCTTGCTGACATAACAACATATTGCCTATTATATGAAAGCTCTGGATGACCATGTGAACGTCCAGGACAAAAATGCAAGCATGGTTACAAAAGTTTCCTGTATGTACTTCCCTCGGTTTTTAACTCTATACAGGATTATATACAGGAGAAAGAAACTAAGTGTCATACTTAATTAACAAATGGTGCCATACGATACACTCACAATGTCATCTcatgttttagtttttatataaattagtATTAGAAAtattccttgccacagtcacctcaggcttgctcacttggggataaatacaaacaaatttaaatatgtctaatattaatcttgaattttcttatgttctgtaaagctgctttgagacaatgtccagtgttaaacagacaaatacatttgaattgaactgaaatagTGCTTTATGAAAACAGAtgtgttattattttgaaatgtttctgacATTCAGACAAGCCACATTTACATGAGGAATGTACATGTTATCCGAAGTCCTTTTCACAATCTCCGCATGCTGCACTAGCTTAAGGGTTCTGTTCTAGTTAAGTATTAACACGAACCAGTTTGTCTCTTACAGTCggaatttgaaaaatattttattcgcATCTCAAACCTACTGTAGTGATGGGTCTTTTGTTTCCAGTCTTCTGGATTTTCTAGATTAGTAAATACTCTTTTGAATGTAAGAAGTGTTCAATTCGATGGAACTCAATCAAAGACTGAGAAAAGgttttaaagagaaataaagctaCACAACTAAAAACTGCTGTAGAAaagagatttacatttacattatttcctgttcagtgtcacccagtTGAGgttgaggttcccttctgactCTGGTTCCACTCAAAGTTTCTCgccgcctccggcttgctcagtAGGGAAAATGGTTAGATTAAATAAGATTTTGACAGGGATGTTTTGTCTTCAACATGCAGTGATATTATGCAACAACGTAGATTACACGGCTGAGTATATGAACAATGCCGCTCCTGTTGCAGCTGGTTCTGCATATTATCATGCAGGTTATATGTCAAGTATAAACCATATCCTTCTGCTTTTTTGTCAGGCTGTATGAAAGGCATATCACCCATGGGTGAATTATTCACCTACATCATGCATGTTATGGTTTGTTCAAAGATGAATGaaaaagaggggggaaaaatgtGCCTGTTCAAACTCTGGGTAATCATCAtccatttattaaacatttatttagcatttataaaatttaaCGGCAACTGGAAGGACATGTGTGTACATCACACCTGAGGATTGGACAAAATGACCATCAGACTTGGCGCAGTCTCACTAGGTTTAACCCTGATACGGGGTGAACCAGAggagtgttttctctctctctggctcttaGGCAATCTAGCTTCAAAGAATAAACTCTTCCCTCATCTGTGAATAATCTGTGAATCTTTTATACAAGTTTACTTTTTACAGTAAGTGAAACAGCTGTTAACTCTTTAAACTGCTGCAATTTATGAAACAGACCGATCTTTTTGAGTCAGCAAATCTTAAGACAGACTTAATCGTGCTGCATTGTCATTCACCTGCAGCAGAATCACCACTAAACAAACAGCACCCACACAGGCTTAAGACTTGAGCTGCTTAGTTTCGTGCTTGGGGCAAAGTAAAACTCAGTACATCTGTGAGGGAAAAGATACActgatttttgtgtgtaatttcaAGCAGGATGTCGTATGGATCACTGCGACTGaccatttgtttctttttgtgctTACCAACACAGAAACCGGTCAATCGTCTCTGTTTATGTTGAGGACCAAACTCCTGTGGTAAATTTATTCCcactataatatttatttcactgtttCTATCATTTTTGGTCGCTATTTAAAATTAATCTCATAGTTAACTATTCAAAACTAAGCTTTGTTATTGTTCTAAAACTAaaattttaagtttttaaaatTGTGCCTTATTTGAAAAGTTTTTAATAATGACCTCATTAGATTAGACagtacaaaatatatttatttgtttcttagTTACTTTTGCTTATTGCAGGTATTTAATTTCAGTAGCATCACTTGAAAATAAGCAGGAATTTactacatttattcatttgttaacTGCAAAAACAAATTGACTGTATTAGCACTTTcgaagtttttattttccactttAGTGTAGTAAAATATGAGGGGAAAGTAAATGATCAGACAAAATGGCTAAACAACCCAACACACTGGATAATTACCTTTAATACAGACAGTTATTTGAACAGACAGGTGTCATTAATTCTGAAGATGAGAATCCAACCCCAGCACTGATGTCAGGCGTGTAAaaagcacatcttgtggcaaCGTATGTTGATATCCTTGCATATATTCAACCTCAGCATTGTGGATGCCTGTCACACCACTACAGCTGTGAGACATGCTGACCAATGTTCAGTCACTCTATACCTTCAGCAAGGGGTCAACAAAACAGCTGAGCAGAGACATTACAGGCAAATCCACCACACTGAAACCTCTTAGCGACACAAGATCAAGCTGCCTTTCAGGGCCATACTTTTAGACCATCGTTAGCACCACATAAAATTCCAGAAAGAAGATGTGTGTCAAAGTGCATAAAAATAACCTGCTGATAATCACCGTTTTTACATTCTTAAGATTTTTAATTCTCATACAGTGTGTTGTCCAAAGCACTACAGTCATCTGCTTTACAACATAATACTACTGTAAAAATCCTATCAGCTAACACGATCATCACGTTTAGCAGCTTTGGAAGTTCACAGTCAAACTGTGTGATAAGAGCAACTACTCCAGACACCAAAGTCCATGAAGATGGCACCAAAGCCTCAGCTCAGGGTTATTATAaggaaatgtacaaatgtaggttaatacaaatttttttgttgtggtcttgagATAAGAATTTAAATATCTCCCATGACTCCACAATACCTCAGCAgatgtgctgtggtatctggaaGCGAAATGTTACCAGAAGATCCTTTACGTCCTGTTGTCAGGTGGGAGGACCGTTGTTTGGAATTGTTTGTCCAAAGCATCCCATAGAAGCCCAATCTGagtaaaacatgtttttaaaacatgaaTTTGGAGACCAAGTCAAAACCTTGGGCTTTTAGGTTTGTCAAACCATTCCTGTTTTGCAGTGTTTGGGGTGCATTATTCTAAAAGAAGCCACTGAGTGGTAGATAGGGGTTAACATGGGCACTAGGACCAAGTTGTCTTGCCATCCCAATTTTCCtgtttccaacacatcaactttgagaactgactgtcCACTAATATATAGCATAGTGTATTAAATATAGCATAGTGtattattactttataaagTAAATGTATAGCTGAAGTAAAGCTATAAAGTAAACGTAATGTATAGCTAAAATAAAgctataaattaaatgtaaagtaaatgaattgtATAACTAATTTTTCCCAGTTTCACTCATCACTTGTCTGTTCCTTTGTACAGTGACACCTTGCTGTATTGCATGATGCACCGTGTTCCTAGACGCATGGTATTTCGTCCCCTTGCAAATGGACGCATGATtggatgcaaagaaaaaaaaaaccgactataacattttttttttaaaaataaacctatTAGCAACTATTCTTACTTCTGCGCAAGCGCGGCGACTCGTGGCCTCGCGCACAACCGCTGTCTCATCGCTGTAGCCACGCGCAGCAACAATGGACTCGATCAACTGAAGTTTTCTCCGGAGCTCTTCGTTCTCCTTCTGATGCCTTGAAATCTCCAAGTGTAAAATCGCATAGCCGTCATCCACAAGCTCGCAAATTTCCGCCACTGCTGCCCGAGTCAGGGTTTCCATGATGGTCGCAAGCTGTGTGTGAAATACGCGGTAATTCGCCATCATCGAGTCCTAAAGCGCCGCGTTagtttgtgtaaaataataaataacagaatataCACAGTATTTTATCGTAGTTAACGACCTGGACCTTTTATATATTCGGGACCTGAACGTGCTAAACTGCTAATTCGCAGGTTTGTCAATTAAGTCAATTCCGCGTTTACCTCATCTCcgcttcaaaataaaagtcgtatcaaaatatcatatttattttatcatttagtttatatcaaaataaaagtctccgggatgctttaaataaaataatcgtATGAATTCACTGTCATTACGCAAGAATATGTCTGTAGTATATGCAGTGAATGGTTTGTTCCAGATCACCCCCGGAGTTTCTGTGTAGTTGGTATGTTCctcgtatgtatgtatgtatatttacgtgtgtgtgtgtgcgtgtgagaaaCATAGACTAAAACCATAAAATTCATAAAGTTGAACTTATTTAGGACATTGCAGGAATTCTAAATGTATAATTACTTGAGAAAACATTAACAAACTTGTGCAAATAAACCTCTAGCTTAATGCATCAACTTTTGACAGCCACAATTATCTTTGCTAGAGCTTGGGGattgtacacactatacattgcAAGTTTTTAGGCAGAAATGTCCTGCAAAGCATATCTCATGTCAGGTAAATGGCAGGCTGTCATTTTGATCATGTGGTCTTCTAATGAAACTTATAAATCGTTCGTAGGTAAGATGGCAAAAGAAAATGATGATTGTTGATGATTTTGTGTCTGCTTTTACTGCATCGCCTAAATACATTATTGCAGCAGTGCAAAACTAAACAGTGCAACTCAATTTCCTAAACAAATTTCTAAAATATTGTCCAGCTAAAGCAATGACGCTGTCAATTAGGTGGTCCTTTGTTGGTGTTTGGGATGCATCAGGACACTTTTGcattcacaaaaaaatgttatgtGGTCATAT
This window contains:
- the si:dkey-7l6.3 gene encoding zinc finger protein 235; protein product: MMANYRVFHTQLATIMETLTRAAVAEICELVDDGYAILHLEISRHQKENEELRRKLQLIESIVAARGYSDETAVVREATSRRACAESRDSEERALVTVQVKEEGQIDEDDEDETVAVVAHDSPDEDVIELLSHKVPSDTASANDDLHTHTLADTQSPSLPPHILTDTQSHTEESQHSSVDLTASDEPLCSFNTQSNTHALSDTHTDVTAHSCSFPDKMCMKREPMVSDLNLTLDWSTHPVHNTLSQSHSSSAGNSTRTPAAHSSPLYTTQHLLGLGNVSGLRLFGSRGSLQGGGVGKRHFICSICGKNFTTAQSLDTHMRIHTGERPYRCEQCGKRFTQSGHLTAHQTVHTGERPYECTQCGKRFAGKQYLRIHTKKHHPE